One genomic window of Arachis stenosperma cultivar V10309 chromosome 10, arast.V10309.gnm1.PFL2, whole genome shotgun sequence includes the following:
- the LOC130955944 gene encoding G-type lectin S-receptor-like serine/threonine-protein kinase At1g11330 isoform X1, with protein sequence MELTRHFIDVTVLLLLSMNVGNSRDTITPSDPLNGPETLSSNNGMFHLGFFTPTNSSYLGIWYMSNPPVVWVANRDQPINDSSSALLQISQDGNLVVMDNANNSRILLWSTNLSNISSNTTAQLLNTGNLVLQENTTGRFLWQSFQHPSNTLLQKMQLSTNKITGEKVKLTSWRTSQDPSIGDFSLSLEGLSSPEMVVWKGVQPYWRTGPWNGVTFLGIPGDNINNLDGFYLEKSYDDNGTYYLSFNFANQSLLLICVLTADGNMKDYYWDYGKRNWSIVWTAINSECDVYGKCGVFGICDPTSQPICSCLTGFEPKNATEWNRQNWSSGCVRKKALQCEDNGFVELQNTKTPNFVEWSSPTEYDCRTQCIGNCSCEAYAYDAGIGCMLWGGNLIDIQRFSSGGTDLYIRVPNSDLGKKKNNVTVIISVTVTVGVIVLVSCTFILWKRTSRKDRANSRVQVRIQKNELLELSQFEFERLAIATNNFHLDNKLGQGGFGPVYKGTLEDGQEIAVKRLSRASGQGLEEFMNEVLVISKLQHRNLVRLLGCCIERDEKILIYEYMPNRSLDAYMFDPSKQILSWEQRFDIIEGIARGLLYLHRDSRLRIIHRDLKLSNILLDGELNAKISDFGMAKIFGYTEDEANTRRVVGTFGYMPPEYVMEGLFSEKSDVFSFGVLLLEIVSKRKNTSFYEDAESLSLIGFAWKLWNDDKITALIDPEVANMSSLADIMRCIHIGLLCVQELARDRPTMTAVISMLNSETVNLPLPKQPAFMHRQTMLDIESSHRSDGSYSINYISLTNIQGR encoded by the exons ATGGAGCTAACGAGACATTTCATAGACGTAACCGTTTTGCTCTTACTATCCATGAACGTTGGAAATTCCAGAGACACTATCACACCCTCAGATCCCCTTAATGGACCAGAAACTTTAAGCTCTAATAATGGCATGTTCCACCTTGGATTCTTCACGCCAACAAACTCCTCCTACCTCGGAATCTGGTACATGTCCAACCCTCCTGTCGTGTGGGTTGCCAACAGAGACCAACCTATAAACGATTCTTCTTCTGCTCTACTCCAAATATCTCAGGATGGAAACCTTGTTGTCATGGATAATGCAAACAACAGTAGGATTCTTCTTTGGTCAACAAACCTCTCCAATATTTCATCCAACACAACAGCGCAGCTTCTTAACACCGGCAACCTTGTGCTGCAAGAAAACACCACAGGAAGGTTCCTATGGCAGAGTTTCCAACACCCTTCAAACACGTTATTGCAGAAAATGCAGCTCAGCACAAACAAGATCACCGGTGAGAAAGTAAAACTCACTTCATGGAGAACTTCTCAGGATCCATCCATTGGAGACTTCTCCTTGAGTCTCGAAGGCCTTAGTAGCCCTGAAATGGTCGTCTGGAAGGGAGTTCAACCTTACTGGCGTACCGGTCCGTGGAACGGTGTAACTTTTCTTGGAATACCTGGAGATAACATAAACAATCTTGATGGATTTTACTTGGAAAAATCGTATGATGATAACGGCACTTACTATCTTTCTTTCAACTTTGCAAATCAGTCCTTGTtgttgatctgtgtgttaacaGCTGATGGAAACATGAAAGACTATTATTGGGATTATGGGAAGAGAAATTGGTCAATCGTATGGACAGCTATTAACTCAGAGTGTGATGTTTATGGAAAGTGTGGAGTATTTGGAATCTGTGATCCCACAAGTCAACCTATTTGTAGCTGCTTAACAGGGTTTGAACCAAAGAATGCTACTGAATGGAATAGGCAAAATTGGAGTAGCGGTTGTGTTAGGAAGAAAGCTCTTCAGTGTGAGGATAATGGGTTTGTGGAGTTGCAGAATACTAAGACACCAAACTTTGTAGAATGGTCCTCTCCTACTGAATATGATTGCAGAACTCAGTGCATTGGAAACTGCTCTTGTGAagcatatgcatatgatgctgGTATTGGTTGCATGCTATGGGGTGGGAACTTAATTGACATTCAAAGGTTCTCAAGTGGAGGAACAGATCTTTATATTCGTGTTCCCAATTCAGATCTTG gtaaaaagaaaaataatgtaACAGTAATCATCTCAGTTACAGTCACGGTAGGAGTGATTGTCCTTGTGTCATGCACATTTATCTTGTGGAAAAGAACTTCAAGGAAAG ATAGAGCAAATTCCAGAGTTCAGGTCAGAATTCAGAAAAatgagcttcttgagctttcacAGTTTGAGTTTGAAAGGCTTGCTATAGCAACAAACAACTTTCACTTAGATAATAAGCTAGGACAAGGGGGTTTTGGACCAGTATATAAG GGTACATTGGAAGATGGGCAGGAAATAGCAGTTAAAAGGCTTTCAAGAGCATCTGGACAAGGCCTAGAAGAATTTATGAATGAGGTGTTGGTAATATCAAAGCTTCAACATCGAAATCTTGTCAGACTTCTTGGATGTTGTATAGAAAGAGATGAAAAGATTTTGATCTATGAATACATGCCAAATAGGAGTCTTGATGCATATATGTTTG ATCCATCTAAACAGATTCTAAGTTGGGAACAACGTTTTGATATAATCGAAGGAATAGCTCGTGGTTTACTTTATCTTCACAGAGATTCTAGATTAAGGATTATACATAGAGATTTGAAGTTAAGCAATATATTACTTGATGGAGAATTAAATGCAAAAATTTCAGACTTTGGCATGGCAAAGATTTTTGGTTACACGGAAGATGAGGCTAATACTCGAAGGGTTGTCGGAACATT TGGTTATATGCCACCAGAATATGTTATGGAAGGACTATTTTCAGAAAAATCCGATGTATTCAGTTTCGGTGTTTTATTATTGGAGATCGTTAGCAAGAGAAAAAATACTAGTTTTTATGAAGATGCAGAATCTTTAAGCCTTATTGGATTT GCATGGAAATTGTGGAATGATGATAAGATTACAGCTCTAATAGATCCAGAAGTAGCAAACATGAGTAGTCTTGCAGATATAATGAGGTGCATTCACATTGGACTTTTGTGTGTGCAAGAACTTGCAAGGGATAGACCTACTATGACTGCAGTAATTTCAATGCTTAATAGTGAAACTGTTAATCTTCCTCTGCCGAAGCAGCCAGCATTCATGCATAGGCAGACAATGTTGGATATAGAGTCTTCTCATAGAAGTGATGGATCATATTCCATCAATTATATCAGCTTAACAAACATCCAAGGAAGGTAG
- the LOC130955944 gene encoding G-type lectin S-receptor-like serine/threonine-protein kinase At1g11330 isoform X2 has product MELTRHFIDVTVLLLLSMNVGNSRDTITPSDPLNGPETLSSNNGMFHLGFFTPTNSSYLGIWYMSNPPVVWVANRDQPINDSSSALLQISQDGNLVVMDNANNSRILLWSTNLSNISSNTTAQLLNTGNLVLQENTTGRFLWQSFQHPSNTLLQKMQLSTNKITGEKVKLTSWRTSQDPSIGDFSLSLEGLSSPEMVVWKGVQPYWRTGPWNGVTFLGIPGDNINNLDGFYLEKSYDDNGTYYLSFNFANQSLLLICVLTADGNMKDYYWDYGKRNWSIVWTAINSECDVYGKCGVFGICDPTSQPICSCLTGFEPKNATEWNRQNWSSGCVRKKALQCEDNGFVELQNTKTPNFVEWSSPTEYDCRTQCIGNCSCEAYAYDAGIGCMLWGGNLIDIQRFSSGGTDLYIRVPNSDLGKKKNNVTVIISVTVTVGVIVLVSCTFILWKRTSRKDRANSRVQVRIQKNELLELSQFEFERLAIATNNFHLDNKLGQGGFGPVYKGTLEDGQEIAVKRLSRASGQGLEEFMNEVLVISKLQHRNLVRLLGCCIERDEKILIYEYMPNRSLDAYMFDPSKQILSWEQRFDIIEGIARGLLYLHRDSRLRIIHRDLKLSNILLDGELNAKISDFGMAKIFGYTEDEANTRRVVGTLHGNCGMMIRLQL; this is encoded by the exons ATGGAGCTAACGAGACATTTCATAGACGTAACCGTTTTGCTCTTACTATCCATGAACGTTGGAAATTCCAGAGACACTATCACACCCTCAGATCCCCTTAATGGACCAGAAACTTTAAGCTCTAATAATGGCATGTTCCACCTTGGATTCTTCACGCCAACAAACTCCTCCTACCTCGGAATCTGGTACATGTCCAACCCTCCTGTCGTGTGGGTTGCCAACAGAGACCAACCTATAAACGATTCTTCTTCTGCTCTACTCCAAATATCTCAGGATGGAAACCTTGTTGTCATGGATAATGCAAACAACAGTAGGATTCTTCTTTGGTCAACAAACCTCTCCAATATTTCATCCAACACAACAGCGCAGCTTCTTAACACCGGCAACCTTGTGCTGCAAGAAAACACCACAGGAAGGTTCCTATGGCAGAGTTTCCAACACCCTTCAAACACGTTATTGCAGAAAATGCAGCTCAGCACAAACAAGATCACCGGTGAGAAAGTAAAACTCACTTCATGGAGAACTTCTCAGGATCCATCCATTGGAGACTTCTCCTTGAGTCTCGAAGGCCTTAGTAGCCCTGAAATGGTCGTCTGGAAGGGAGTTCAACCTTACTGGCGTACCGGTCCGTGGAACGGTGTAACTTTTCTTGGAATACCTGGAGATAACATAAACAATCTTGATGGATTTTACTTGGAAAAATCGTATGATGATAACGGCACTTACTATCTTTCTTTCAACTTTGCAAATCAGTCCTTGTtgttgatctgtgtgttaacaGCTGATGGAAACATGAAAGACTATTATTGGGATTATGGGAAGAGAAATTGGTCAATCGTATGGACAGCTATTAACTCAGAGTGTGATGTTTATGGAAAGTGTGGAGTATTTGGAATCTGTGATCCCACAAGTCAACCTATTTGTAGCTGCTTAACAGGGTTTGAACCAAAGAATGCTACTGAATGGAATAGGCAAAATTGGAGTAGCGGTTGTGTTAGGAAGAAAGCTCTTCAGTGTGAGGATAATGGGTTTGTGGAGTTGCAGAATACTAAGACACCAAACTTTGTAGAATGGTCCTCTCCTACTGAATATGATTGCAGAACTCAGTGCATTGGAAACTGCTCTTGTGAagcatatgcatatgatgctgGTATTGGTTGCATGCTATGGGGTGGGAACTTAATTGACATTCAAAGGTTCTCAAGTGGAGGAACAGATCTTTATATTCGTGTTCCCAATTCAGATCTTG gtaaaaagaaaaataatgtaACAGTAATCATCTCAGTTACAGTCACGGTAGGAGTGATTGTCCTTGTGTCATGCACATTTATCTTGTGGAAAAGAACTTCAAGGAAAG ATAGAGCAAATTCCAGAGTTCAGGTCAGAATTCAGAAAAatgagcttcttgagctttcacAGTTTGAGTTTGAAAGGCTTGCTATAGCAACAAACAACTTTCACTTAGATAATAAGCTAGGACAAGGGGGTTTTGGACCAGTATATAAG GGTACATTGGAAGATGGGCAGGAAATAGCAGTTAAAAGGCTTTCAAGAGCATCTGGACAAGGCCTAGAAGAATTTATGAATGAGGTGTTGGTAATATCAAAGCTTCAACATCGAAATCTTGTCAGACTTCTTGGATGTTGTATAGAAAGAGATGAAAAGATTTTGATCTATGAATACATGCCAAATAGGAGTCTTGATGCATATATGTTTG ATCCATCTAAACAGATTCTAAGTTGGGAACAACGTTTTGATATAATCGAAGGAATAGCTCGTGGTTTACTTTATCTTCACAGAGATTCTAGATTAAGGATTATACATAGAGATTTGAAGTTAAGCAATATATTACTTGATGGAGAATTAAATGCAAAAATTTCAGACTTTGGCATGGCAAAGATTTTTGGTTACACGGAAGATGAGGCTAATACTCGAAGGGTTGTCGGAACATT GCATGGAAATTGTGGAATGATGATAAGATTACAGCTCTAA